Proteins from a genomic interval of Anolis sagrei isolate rAnoSag1 chromosome 1, rAnoSag1.mat, whole genome shotgun sequence:
- the IPCEF1 gene encoding interactor protein for cytohesin exchange factors 1 isoform X1 has product MAADGKNLVPLRQKTRKKNQEICGMSRRRISCKDLGLADCQGWLYKKKEKGGFIGNKWKKFWCVLKASSLYWYSSQLAEKAEGFLSLPNFTVERATECKKKHAMKIIHPHIKTFYFAAENGEEMNRWLSKLGLAVSNDQANKKNEEECYSESEHEDPEINAETPPPPYSDQLQLPPSDTQDPFLTSCVSNEASCSLSSPESIVMKSQSSSSSSLSKALQPERQSWLDFVNSSSVGEELGNQPSATSGDSDDPDLLAIDYHETMGSGTAKPEGSFRISSDKCTSSLDGFKDNLPVPVEMRSKTLSKDRAKCSEDEMEKLYKSLEQASLSPIGDRRPSTKKELRKSFIKRSKNPSVNEKLHKIRALNSTLKCKEHDLAMINQLLEDTKLTARRFREWKNTNTMLVQDIYQQQDLLNTSQENVVESGMAMQPSFMESTI; this is encoded by the exons GTTCCTTTGCGTCAGAAGACAAGGAAGAAAAACCAAG AAATTTGTGGCATGAGCCGTCGAAGGATCTCATGTAAGGACTTAGGACTAGCTGATTGTCAGGGATGGCTgtacaagaaaaaagaaaaaggaggcttcATTGGCAACAAATGGAAAAAGTTCTGGTGTGTCCTGAAGGCTTCATCATTGTATTGGTACAGCAGTCAGTTG GCAGAAAAAGCTGAAGGATTCCTCAGTCTTCCCAATTTCACAGTGGAACGAGCAACAGAATGCAAGAAAAAGCA CGCTATGAAGATCATCCATCCACACATCAAGACATTTTATTTTGCAGCAGAAAATGGAGAGGAAATGAATAG GTGGCTAAGCAAACTTGGCCTCGCTGTCTCTAATGACCAAGCCAATAAAAAGAATGAAGAAG AGTGCTATAGTGAAAGTGAACACGAAGATCCAGAAATAAATGCAGAGACGCCGCCACCTCCATATTCAGATCAGCTACAGCTGCCTCCTTCA GACACACAAGACCCCTTCTTGACATCATGTGTATCAAATGAAGCATCATGTTCTTTGTCCTCTCCGGAAAGCATTGTGATGAAATCCCAAAGTTCTTCATCTTCTTCGTTATCCAAAGCATTGCAGCCAGAGAGGCAATCATGGCTTGACTTTGTTAATAGTTCTTCTGTAGGAGAAGAATTAGGCAACCAACCTTCAGCTACTTCTGGTGACTCTGATGATCCAGATCTCCTGGCAATAGACTATCATGAGACAATGGGAAGTGGTACTGCCAAACCTGAGGGCAGTTTTCGGATTTCTTCAGATAAATGTACCTCTTCATTAGATGGCTTCAAGGATAACCTGCCTGTTCCTGTGGAAATGCGATCAAAAACTCTATCTAAAG ATCGTGCAAAATGTTCTGAAGATGAGATGGAGAAACTTTACAAGTCCTTAGAGCAAGCAAGTTTATCTCCAATTGGGGACCGCCGGCCTTCTACTAAAAAAGAGCTGAGAAAATCCTTTATCAAAAGGAGCAAAAACCCCTCAGTGAATGAGAAGCTCCACAAAATTCGAGCACTGAACAGTACGTTAAAG TGCAAAGAACATGACTTAGCCATGATAAACCAATTGTTGGAGGACACCAAGCTAACTGCAAGGAGGTTTAGAGAGTGGAAGAATACAAACACCATGTTGGTTCAGGATATATATCAGCAGCAGGATTTGCTAAACACGTCTCAAGAAAATGTTGTGGAATCAGGGATGGCAATGCAGCCATCTTTCATGGAAAGTACAATCTGA
- the IPCEF1 gene encoding interactor protein for cytohesin exchange factors 1 isoform X2: MTCSSFGLSCFEICGMSRRRISCKDLGLADCQGWLYKKKEKGGFIGNKWKKFWCVLKASSLYWYSSQLAEKAEGFLSLPNFTVERATECKKKHAMKIIHPHIKTFYFAAENGEEMNRWLSKLGLAVSNDQANKKNEEECYSESEHEDPEINAETPPPPYSDQLQLPPSDTQDPFLTSCVSNEASCSLSSPESIVMKSQSSSSSSLSKALQPERQSWLDFVNSSSVGEELGNQPSATSGDSDDPDLLAIDYHETMGSGTAKPEGSFRISSDKCTSSLDGFKDNLPVPVEMRSKTLSKDRAKCSEDEMEKLYKSLEQASLSPIGDRRPSTKKELRKSFIKRSKNPSVNEKLHKIRALNSTLKCKEHDLAMINQLLEDTKLTARRFREWKNTNTMLVQDIYQQQDLLNTSQENVVESGMAMQPSFMESTI; encoded by the exons ATGACATGCTCTTCATTTGGACTAAGCTGTTTTG AAATTTGTGGCATGAGCCGTCGAAGGATCTCATGTAAGGACTTAGGACTAGCTGATTGTCAGGGATGGCTgtacaagaaaaaagaaaaaggaggcttcATTGGCAACAAATGGAAAAAGTTCTGGTGTGTCCTGAAGGCTTCATCATTGTATTGGTACAGCAGTCAGTTG GCAGAAAAAGCTGAAGGATTCCTCAGTCTTCCCAATTTCACAGTGGAACGAGCAACAGAATGCAAGAAAAAGCA CGCTATGAAGATCATCCATCCACACATCAAGACATTTTATTTTGCAGCAGAAAATGGAGAGGAAATGAATAG GTGGCTAAGCAAACTTGGCCTCGCTGTCTCTAATGACCAAGCCAATAAAAAGAATGAAGAAG AGTGCTATAGTGAAAGTGAACACGAAGATCCAGAAATAAATGCAGAGACGCCGCCACCTCCATATTCAGATCAGCTACAGCTGCCTCCTTCA GACACACAAGACCCCTTCTTGACATCATGTGTATCAAATGAAGCATCATGTTCTTTGTCCTCTCCGGAAAGCATTGTGATGAAATCCCAAAGTTCTTCATCTTCTTCGTTATCCAAAGCATTGCAGCCAGAGAGGCAATCATGGCTTGACTTTGTTAATAGTTCTTCTGTAGGAGAAGAATTAGGCAACCAACCTTCAGCTACTTCTGGTGACTCTGATGATCCAGATCTCCTGGCAATAGACTATCATGAGACAATGGGAAGTGGTACTGCCAAACCTGAGGGCAGTTTTCGGATTTCTTCAGATAAATGTACCTCTTCATTAGATGGCTTCAAGGATAACCTGCCTGTTCCTGTGGAAATGCGATCAAAAACTCTATCTAAAG ATCGTGCAAAATGTTCTGAAGATGAGATGGAGAAACTTTACAAGTCCTTAGAGCAAGCAAGTTTATCTCCAATTGGGGACCGCCGGCCTTCTACTAAAAAAGAGCTGAGAAAATCCTTTATCAAAAGGAGCAAAAACCCCTCAGTGAATGAGAAGCTCCACAAAATTCGAGCACTGAACAGTACGTTAAAG TGCAAAGAACATGACTTAGCCATGATAAACCAATTGTTGGAGGACACCAAGCTAACTGCAAGGAGGTTTAGAGAGTGGAAGAATACAAACACCATGTTGGTTCAGGATATATATCAGCAGCAGGATTTGCTAAACACGTCTCAAGAAAATGTTGTGGAATCAGGGATGGCAATGCAGCCATCTTTCATGGAAAGTACAATCTGA
- the IPCEF1 gene encoding interactor protein for cytohesin exchange factors 1 isoform X3, whose protein sequence is MSRRRISCKDLGLADCQGWLYKKKEKGGFIGNKWKKFWCVLKASSLYWYSSQLAEKAEGFLSLPNFTVERATECKKKHAMKIIHPHIKTFYFAAENGEEMNRWLSKLGLAVSNDQANKKNEEECYSESEHEDPEINAETPPPPYSDQLQLPPSDTQDPFLTSCVSNEASCSLSSPESIVMKSQSSSSSSLSKALQPERQSWLDFVNSSSVGEELGNQPSATSGDSDDPDLLAIDYHETMGSGTAKPEGSFRISSDKCTSSLDGFKDNLPVPVEMRSKTLSKDRAKCSEDEMEKLYKSLEQASLSPIGDRRPSTKKELRKSFIKRSKNPSVNEKLHKIRALNSTLKCKEHDLAMINQLLEDTKLTARRFREWKNTNTMLVQDIYQQQDLLNTSQENVVESGMAMQPSFMESTI, encoded by the exons ATGAGCCGTCGAAGGATCTCATGTAAGGACTTAGGACTAGCTGATTGTCAGGGATGGCTgtacaagaaaaaagaaaaaggaggcttcATTGGCAACAAATGGAAAAAGTTCTGGTGTGTCCTGAAGGCTTCATCATTGTATTGGTACAGCAGTCAGTTG GCAGAAAAAGCTGAAGGATTCCTCAGTCTTCCCAATTTCACAGTGGAACGAGCAACAGAATGCAAGAAAAAGCA CGCTATGAAGATCATCCATCCACACATCAAGACATTTTATTTTGCAGCAGAAAATGGAGAGGAAATGAATAG GTGGCTAAGCAAACTTGGCCTCGCTGTCTCTAATGACCAAGCCAATAAAAAGAATGAAGAAG AGTGCTATAGTGAAAGTGAACACGAAGATCCAGAAATAAATGCAGAGACGCCGCCACCTCCATATTCAGATCAGCTACAGCTGCCTCCTTCA GACACACAAGACCCCTTCTTGACATCATGTGTATCAAATGAAGCATCATGTTCTTTGTCCTCTCCGGAAAGCATTGTGATGAAATCCCAAAGTTCTTCATCTTCTTCGTTATCCAAAGCATTGCAGCCAGAGAGGCAATCATGGCTTGACTTTGTTAATAGTTCTTCTGTAGGAGAAGAATTAGGCAACCAACCTTCAGCTACTTCTGGTGACTCTGATGATCCAGATCTCCTGGCAATAGACTATCATGAGACAATGGGAAGTGGTACTGCCAAACCTGAGGGCAGTTTTCGGATTTCTTCAGATAAATGTACCTCTTCATTAGATGGCTTCAAGGATAACCTGCCTGTTCCTGTGGAAATGCGATCAAAAACTCTATCTAAAG ATCGTGCAAAATGTTCTGAAGATGAGATGGAGAAACTTTACAAGTCCTTAGAGCAAGCAAGTTTATCTCCAATTGGGGACCGCCGGCCTTCTACTAAAAAAGAGCTGAGAAAATCCTTTATCAAAAGGAGCAAAAACCCCTCAGTGAATGAGAAGCTCCACAAAATTCGAGCACTGAACAGTACGTTAAAG TGCAAAGAACATGACTTAGCCATGATAAACCAATTGTTGGAGGACACCAAGCTAACTGCAAGGAGGTTTAGAGAGTGGAAGAATACAAACACCATGTTGGTTCAGGATATATATCAGCAGCAGGATTTGCTAAACACGTCTCAAGAAAATGTTGTGGAATCAGGGATGGCAATGCAGCCATCTTTCATGGAAAGTACAATCTGA